One Gloeomargarita sp. SKYB120 genomic region harbors:
- the rimI gene encoding ribosomal protein S18-alanine N-acetyltransferase: protein MTALDTQRLRRLTDQDGPAVVALDQAVFGGWWSARQYETELQKDSTLFVGYDVANQLVAMAAAWLILDEAHIVLLAVHPDHRRKGIGRATLNYLLQELPSTIAHVTLEVRAQNTPALNLYQSCGFRILGKRRHYYHNPDDDAFILWRHQPNH, encoded by the coding sequence ATGACAGCTCTTGACACCCAGCGGTTGCGGCGCTTAACTGACCAGGATGGTCCAGCCGTCGTGGCGTTGGACCAGGCGGTGTTTGGGGGCTGGTGGTCCGCTCGGCAGTATGAAACGGAATTGCAAAAAGACAGCACTCTCTTTGTGGGGTATGACGTTGCCAATCAATTAGTTGCTATGGCTGCTGCCTGGCTCATTTTAGATGAAGCCCACATCGTTTTGCTGGCGGTGCATCCAGACCACCGGCGAAAAGGAATTGGTCGTGCCACTTTAAATTATCTGCTTCAAGAATTACCCTCTACCATTGCCCATGTTACCTTAGAAGTGCGTGCCCAGAACACCCCAGCACTCAATCTCTACCAATCCTGCGGATTTCGCATCCTAGGCAAACGTCGTCATTACTACCACAATCCTGACGATGACGCTTTCATTTTGTGGCGACATCAGCCCAATCATTAA
- a CDS encoding BamA/TamA family outer membrane protein, which produces MTTPLANPDEMLTVEAVEVVGSTILSPRQIRQLIEPVLFRRVTRRQLQDVADAITRIYVEQGYITSRAVVVEETIPLGKIRIDVIEGRLADIQITGNRRLSTAYIRSRLKLADKVPLNVNALEEQLRLLRATPYIENIEATLRPSEDPQARAGDSILLVKVLEDKQPLVLGVGFDNYIPPSISQQRGLFYLGYQNISGIGDEIFGSYTFGLTPSRFGVPALNELDLRYRVPINPMDGTIQVRLVATASQITDRAFEALDINAISGLAEFSFRQPIIRSVRQELALSTGFTYQISQTFTFAGPTPFGFGPDRDGSSRTSVLKFGVDYTYRDTSGVWLALSQFNLGLPIFNATLNGDGPFPGKVFPDGRFLSWQAQGLRLQNLGNDFLLILRGDVQLATRPLLAQHQFVIGGGQSVRGYRQNARSGDNGMRISAEFRIPAARDANGQPFFYLTPFIEFGRVWNNRTNPNVLTTPNTLAGAGIGFLWTPVPGLDVRFDAGVPIIYNRDRGFDMQDYGLYFSVVYRAF; this is translated from the coding sequence TTGACCACACCTTTAGCTAATCCCGATGAGATGCTGACTGTAGAAGCGGTGGAAGTTGTTGGCAGTACTATCCTTTCGCCTCGACAAATTAGGCAATTGATTGAACCAGTCCTGTTTCGGCGTGTCACCCGTCGTCAATTGCAGGATGTTGCGGATGCTATTACGCGTATCTATGTTGAGCAAGGCTATATCACTTCTCGAGCGGTTGTCGTTGAAGAGACCATTCCCCTGGGTAAGATTCGCATTGATGTTATTGAAGGACGGCTAGCCGACATTCAAATTACAGGCAACCGGCGTTTGTCCACGGCTTACATTCGTAGCCGTCTGAAGCTAGCAGATAAGGTTCCCTTAAATGTGAACGCTCTTGAGGAGCAATTGAGACTGCTTAGGGCCACCCCCTACATTGAAAACATTGAGGCCACCTTACGACCGAGTGAAGACCCTCAGGCTCGCGCAGGAGACAGCATTCTGCTCGTGAAAGTGCTTGAGGATAAGCAACCTCTAGTCCTAGGAGTTGGTTTTGATAACTATATCCCTCCAAGCATCTCCCAGCAACGGGGGCTTTTTTACTTAGGGTATCAGAATATTAGCGGCATCGGTGATGAAATCTTTGGTTCATATACCTTTGGCCTAACCCCTAGTCGTTTTGGTGTACCGGCTCTGAATGAGCTTGACTTGCGTTATCGCGTGCCCATTAACCCGATGGATGGAACAATCCAGGTGCGTCTAGTAGCGACTGCGAGCCAGATCACAGACAGGGCTTTTGAAGCGCTTGACATCAATGCAATTTCAGGTTTGGCTGAGTTTTCCTTCCGGCAACCGATTATTCGGAGCGTGCGACAAGAACTGGCCCTTTCTACGGGATTCACCTACCAAATTTCCCAAACCTTTACCTTTGCAGGGCCAACACCCTTTGGATTTGGACCTGACCGCGATGGCTCTAGCCGGACGAGTGTCTTGAAATTTGGCGTTGACTACACTTATCGGGACACGTCGGGGGTTTGGCTAGCACTCTCACAATTTAATCTAGGGTTGCCCATCTTCAATGCTACCCTTAATGGCGATGGTCCCTTTCCTGGAAAGGTCTTTCCCGATGGACGCTTTCTTAGCTGGCAAGCCCAGGGGCTGCGGCTGCAAAATCTCGGCAACGATTTTTTACTAATTTTACGAGGTGATGTGCAACTTGCAACTAGGCCTTTGTTAGCGCAACACCAGTTTGTCATCGGGGGCGGCCAGTCAGTCCGGGGCTATCGGCAAAATGCTCGCTCTGGTGATAATGGCATGCGCATTTCTGCTGAATTTAGAATTCCCGCAGCCCGAGATGCGAATGGTCAGCCGTTTTTTTATTTGACCCCGTTTATTGAGTTTGGTCGGGTCTGGAATAACAGAACAAACCCAAATGTATTAACGACACCTAACACGCTCGCTGGTGCAGGTATAGGATTTCTTTGGACACCGGTGCCAGGTTTAGACGTGCGTTTCGACGCCGGAGTGCCAATTATCTACAACCGTGATCGTGGATTCGATATGCAGGATTATGGGCTTTACTTCAGTGTCGTTTACCGTGCGTTTTAA
- a CDS encoding insulinase family protein: MSELVYPTAPVHTVTLANGLQVVYQYQPTAAVAIGFWVRAGSAAEPVLYNGVAHALEHMVFRGSERFPAGAFDRLIEQHGGLTNAATSQDYAYYHVLTPLDHWQESLTALADILLRPTLAAEAWQQEQAVIAEELRQAQDQPDWVGQQMLWQRCYSDHPYGRPILGTEASLARITPAVLQQFHRQHYHPANMVVVVVGAVPWEALVAVLEETCTVPWSAPPATSSLAALPVMQPSYHRLSCPQAEQGRLWWVWPVPETQEATTGWGLDLLAAILTGGRMARLTRRLREAWGWVQDIDAGYHHQLAGGHWQLTAWLNNGVCPEQVQAVIAEEIWALQTQPVSPDELRRAKRQLLHAYTFAMETPQQMAQLYGYYHYVGWLEQGMHYPERLHQFGPEDLQQLACRYLHPEQAVRLWLQPGETA; this comes from the coding sequence TTGTCTGAATTGGTGTACCCGACCGCGCCGGTGCATACGGTGACACTGGCCAATGGTTTGCAGGTAGTCTATCAGTACCAACCAACGGCGGCGGTGGCGATTGGGTTTTGGGTGCGGGCTGGGTCTGCCGCTGAGCCGGTCCTTTATAACGGCGTGGCCCATGCCCTTGAGCACATGGTGTTTCGGGGAAGCGAGCGATTTCCAGCGGGGGCCTTCGACCGCCTGATTGAACAACATGGAGGTCTGACCAACGCCGCCACTAGCCAGGATTACGCCTACTACCATGTCCTGACCCCCCTGGACCACTGGCAAGAAAGTTTAACGGCCCTGGCCGACATTCTGTTGCGACCGACGCTGGCAGCAGAGGCCTGGCAGCAGGAACAGGCGGTGATTGCTGAGGAGTTGCGCCAGGCCCAGGACCAGCCCGATTGGGTGGGCCAGCAGATGCTCTGGCAACGTTGTTACTCGGACCATCCCTATGGACGACCCATCCTGGGCACGGAGGCTAGCCTGGCGCGGATTACGCCAGCAGTGTTACAGCAGTTCCACCGGCAACACTATCACCCGGCCAACATGGTCGTGGTGGTGGTAGGCGCTGTCCCCTGGGAAGCCCTGGTGGCCGTCTTGGAGGAGACCTGCACCGTACCTTGGTCAGCGCCACCTGCGACCAGTAGTCTCGCCGCGTTACCAGTGATGCAGCCGAGCTATCACCGGCTCTCCTGTCCCCAGGCGGAACAGGGACGTCTGTGGTGGGTCTGGCCGGTGCCGGAGACCCAGGAGGCAACGACGGGTTGGGGACTAGACCTGCTAGCGGCGATTTTGACGGGTGGACGCATGGCTCGCTTGACGCGCCGCCTGCGGGAGGCGTGGGGCTGGGTGCAGGACATTGATGCAGGTTACCATCACCAACTGGCGGGAGGACATTGGCAATTGACGGCTTGGCTCAACAACGGGGTGTGCCCGGAACAGGTACAGGCGGTGATTGCTGAGGAAATCTGGGCGCTCCAGACCCAGCCTGTCTCCCCGGACGAACTGCGGCGAGCCAAACGACAGTTGCTCCACGCGTATACCTTCGCCATGGAGACGCCCCAGCAAATGGCGCAATTGTATGGCTATTATCACTACGTTGGCTGGTTAGAGCAGGGGATGCACTACCCCGAGCGGTTGCATCAATTCGGACCGGAGGACCTGCAACAGTTGGCGTGCCGCTATCTTCACCCGGAGCAGGCGGTGCGGTTGTGGTTGCAGCCAGGGGAAACGGCATGA
- a CDS encoding Uma2 family endonuclease: protein MFTLVAPVTTHPVGEKRVTLRGLTWQSYQQILRALPESRAARLTYDQGTLEITMPLEEHEFALRLIERFIVILVVEMGLKLKTIGSTTIEREDLNRSAEPDSAYYIQHQPEVAGRSVDFRRDPPPDLVVEVDITHTDIDKNCLYAAMGVPEFWRYNGQEWRIFVLVNGVYQESDSSPTFPWVQKEHLYQFLAQARQDEVAAERAWRQTVQAHMRQLKE, encoded by the coding sequence ATGTTTACCCTTGTTGCGCCAGTAACGACACATCCTGTAGGTGAAAAACGAGTCACACTCCGCGGCTTAACCTGGCAATCCTATCAGCAAATTCTCCGCGCATTACCGGAATCACGGGCCGCTCGCCTGACCTATGACCAGGGAACGTTAGAAATTACCATGCCTTTAGAAGAACATGAATTTGCACTGCGTCTGATTGAGCGTTTTATCGTTATTTTGGTGGTTGAAATGGGGCTGAAACTCAAGACCATAGGTTCCACCACGATTGAACGAGAGGACTTGAATCGGAGTGCAGAACCTGATAGCGCCTACTACATTCAACATCAACCCGAAGTGGCAGGGCGCAGTGTGGATTTCCGGCGGGACCCGCCCCCCGACCTGGTGGTGGAAGTGGACATTACCCACACCGACATTGATAAAAATTGCTTGTACGCGGCCATGGGTGTACCGGAGTTCTGGCGTTATAACGGGCAGGAGTGGCGGATTTTTGTGCTGGTCAATGGGGTTTACCAAGAGTCAGATTCTTCACCGACTTTCCCTTGGGTTCAAAAAGAACATCTGTATCAATTCCTAGCCCAAGCGCGCCAGGATGAAGTAGCAGCCGAACGGGCCTGGCGGCAAACAGTCCAAGCCCACATGAGACAGTTAAAGGAATGA
- the serA gene encoding phosphoglycerate dehydrogenase: MPRVLVTEPIDPAGIEILAQVAQVDQRYNLTPAELQACIGEYDALMVRSATKVTAEVIKAGRNLKIIGRAGVGVDNIDVAAATRQGIVVVNSPEGNTIAAAEHTIALMLALSRYIPQADQTVKSGGWNRSEFVGVEVYKKTLGIIGLGKIGSHVATIARAMGMRLLAYDPYIAKERAEQLGCTLVELDILLREADYITLHIPKTPDTTHLINRESFKKMKPTTRIINCARGGLIDEVALVDALREGRIAGAALDVYEQEPPVNSPLLLLGKEVVLTPHLGASTIEAQSNVATDVAEQIRDVLLGLPARSAVNIPGLSADVLTRLKPYLELAEILGNLAGQLAGGRVETLEVRLQGELATQASQPVVIAAIKGLLGPALQERVNYVNAAIEAKERGIRVVETRDESVRDYSGSLVVTAQGSQGGHSVAGALLGTGELRITSIDGFPISVAPTRYMLITLHQDMPGIIGKIGSLLGNLNVNIASMQVGRKLVRGDAVMVLSVDDPLPDGVVEKVLQVQGIQDAYVVNL, translated from the coding sequence ATGCCCCGCGTTCTGGTAACCGAACCCATTGACCCGGCTGGGATCGAGATACTGGCCCAGGTCGCCCAGGTGGACCAGCGCTACAACCTGACGCCGGCGGAGCTACAGGCCTGCATTGGAGAGTACGACGCGCTGATGGTGCGGTCGGCCACCAAGGTCACGGCGGAGGTCATCAAAGCGGGACGCAACCTGAAAATCATTGGCCGCGCCGGCGTGGGGGTGGACAACATTGACGTGGCGGCGGCGACCCGCCAGGGGATTGTGGTGGTCAATTCCCCGGAGGGCAACACCATTGCGGCGGCGGAGCACACGATTGCCCTGATGTTGGCTTTGTCCCGCTATATTCCCCAGGCGGACCAAACCGTCAAAAGTGGCGGCTGGAACCGCAGTGAGTTTGTGGGGGTTGAAGTTTACAAGAAAACCCTGGGGATTATTGGGCTGGGCAAGATCGGGTCCCATGTGGCCACGATTGCGCGGGCGATGGGGATGCGCCTGCTGGCCTACGACCCCTACATCGCCAAGGAACGGGCGGAACAGTTGGGCTGCACCCTCGTGGAGCTGGACATTCTGCTGCGGGAGGCCGATTACATCACCTTGCATATTCCCAAGACCCCCGACACCACTCATCTCATCAACCGGGAGAGTTTCAAAAAAATGAAGCCCACGACGCGGATCATCAACTGTGCGCGGGGCGGGTTGATTGACGAGGTAGCGCTGGTAGATGCCCTGCGGGAGGGTCGGATTGCCGGTGCGGCGCTGGACGTGTACGAGCAGGAACCCCCGGTGAACAGTCCGCTGCTGCTGCTGGGGAAAGAAGTGGTGCTCACCCCCCACTTGGGCGCCTCTACTATTGAAGCCCAGAGCAACGTCGCCACCGATGTCGCCGAGCAGATTCGGGACGTGTTGCTGGGGTTGCCGGCTCGGTCGGCGGTGAATATCCCCGGTCTGAGCGCCGACGTATTGACGCGCCTGAAGCCCTACCTGGAGCTGGCCGAAATCCTGGGCAACCTAGCGGGGCAATTGGCGGGGGGGCGCGTGGAGACGCTAGAGGTACGTCTGCAGGGGGAACTAGCGACCCAAGCCAGCCAGCCGGTGGTGATCGCCGCCATCAAAGGGTTGCTAGGCCCGGCTCTGCAGGAGCGGGTGAATTACGTCAACGCCGCCATCGAGGCCAAAGAGCGGGGCATCCGAGTTGTGGAAACGCGGGACGAATCGGTGCGGGATTACAGCGGGTCGTTGGTGGTCACCGCCCAGGGCAGTCAAGGGGGCCACAGCGTTGCCGGTGCGTTGCTGGGTACGGGGGAATTGCGCATCACCAGCATTGACGGGTTCCCCATCAGTGTCGCGCCCACACGGTATATGCTGATCACCCTGCACCAGGACATGCCCGGCATCATCGGCAAAATCGGGTCCCTGCTGGGCAATTTGAACGTAAACATTGCCAGCATGCAGGTGGGCCGCAAACTCGTGCGGGGGGATGCGGTGATGGTTCTCAGCGTGGACGACCCCTTGCCCGACGGTGTAGTGGAGAAAGTACTGCAAGTGCAGGGGATTCAGGATGCGTATGTGGTCAATTTGTAA
- a CDS encoding CHAT domain-containing protein, whose product MMVLTLPVLAQVTPAGSGTSVYQSGNEFNITGGTQAGRNLFHTFYQFGLHQGQTANFFSNPTISNILARVTGGSVSYINGLIQVLGGPSNLYLMNPAGIVFGPHASLNVPAAFTATTADKILFPRGAFSAYGENHYQQLVGEPIGFVFSSSKPGILVNEGNLQVKPGQSLNLVAGQVISGGTLTAPGGSVVVTSVPGERWMRLSQPGHLLSFEFDRLEAINVMVDNTIPVTRLPELIAARGPQVSTSLTVQNDTVRLHQLVVPDQAGTTIVTGKVNVASPDSTGGAVHITGNQVAVLDGVIDASGRKGGGRVLIGGNYQGQGSLPRARQTLVNQNSVIRVDAWETGPGGEAIVWSDGVTRFYGSISARGGAAGGNGGLVEVSGRERFIFQGQVDTSAPQGRPGTLLLDPRDIVIVPGNGVNDPELADGQILFSDAPDITFTIGTNLLASQLTRNNVILQASNNIVFTTSFSASGPITRLFAQAGNNIDINGSLSLEGIGLELVAGGRINARDIFASRGIKLDANRGIQAGNLTTRGRSVNISSGQRGALDVERSDISLARVPFLTTGGGDIRVGDVITSGGSISIATANGRIEAGNLDASSEVGNAGNIGVDATGTVTIGSARAESSVAKGGSIGLRSLQDNVRIVGVGSNGFSISTKGVTDNGVIGLIYSGRNPFNVGNATVNGSAGPITTGLFTLTPPQSLSAAELSINSARPESGSLVLLPLSFYGDLNTQLVATGPAVLPAGVQALPEVGFDTADFSRVRIAAALNTGDFTAILNLDSLFADEFRRFLNVPLLNNLKSVEAIADTLGRLARETGKKPAVIYFMVDEQQLTIAAVTPGNQPRTAIGLSARVLASANLGIGVAKSTQPIVRSVPEARRSRLIPLVERFVRTITDPRQRGSDTYLKDAQQLYRWLIAPIEQELQAQGIETFLLALDSGLRLLPMAALHDGKQFLVEKYSMTLIPSINLVDMRYRNLRDGQVLAMGADTFVNQVPLPAVPLELKLITQMWPGRSFLNQEFTVQRLTQERLQGGYPIVHLATHADFAPGRPENSYIEFGNNQRLSLPQLRQLPLQKPNTVELLTLSACRTSVGDLSSELGFAGLAVKAGAKSALASLWYVSDEGTLALMNEFYRYLKEVPIKAEALRRAQVALLRGQVTIQGGELRSTRGAVPVPPAIAQRGDQTLTHPYYWAGFTLVGSPW is encoded by the coding sequence ATGATGGTGTTGACCCTACCCGTTTTGGCGCAGGTGACTCCCGCTGGCAGTGGAACTTCTGTTTATCAGTCAGGCAACGAGTTTAATATCACTGGTGGCACCCAAGCAGGGCGTAATTTATTTCACACGTTTTACCAATTTGGTTTACATCAGGGTCAAACAGCTAATTTTTTTAGCAACCCTACCATCAGCAATATACTTGCTCGAGTTACTGGCGGCTCCGTATCCTACATCAACGGTTTGATTCAAGTGCTAGGTGGTCCAAGCAATTTATATCTAATGAATCCAGCAGGCATTGTTTTTGGCCCGCATGCCAGCCTGAATGTGCCGGCTGCGTTTACGGCGACGACTGCAGATAAGATCCTGTTTCCAAGAGGAGCGTTTAGTGCCTACGGAGAAAACCACTATCAGCAGTTGGTGGGTGAGCCTATTGGCTTTGTTTTCAGTAGCTCCAAACCAGGGATTCTTGTCAATGAAGGAAACCTGCAGGTGAAGCCAGGGCAGAGTCTAAATTTGGTGGCTGGTCAAGTTATCAGTGGGGGTACGCTGACTGCGCCAGGTGGGTCTGTTGTGGTAACCTCAGTGCCCGGAGAGCGATGGATGCGCTTGTCTCAACCAGGTCACCTATTGAGTTTTGAGTTTGACCGATTAGAAGCTATCAATGTCATGGTGGATAACACCATTCCGGTTACTCGCCTACCAGAGTTGATTGCGGCTCGAGGACCACAGGTAAGTACTTCTTTGACAGTTCAGAATGACACGGTTCGACTCCATCAGTTGGTTGTTCCTGACCAGGCGGGCACAACGATTGTTACAGGTAAAGTCAATGTTGCCTCGCCAGATAGCACGGGTGGCGCAGTTCACATCACAGGGAATCAAGTTGCCGTCTTGGACGGGGTGATTGACGCTTCTGGTCGAAAAGGTGGTGGTCGCGTCCTAATAGGAGGCAATTATCAAGGTCAAGGTTCCTTACCAAGGGCAAGACAAACTCTGGTCAATCAAAACAGTGTGATTAGGGTGGATGCCTGGGAAACGGGTCCTGGAGGTGAAGCGATTGTTTGGTCAGACGGCGTTACGCGCTTTTACGGCAGCATTAGCGCTAGAGGGGGTGCTGCTGGAGGTAACGGCGGACTTGTCGAAGTGTCTGGGCGAGAACGGTTCATCTTCCAGGGCCAAGTGGATACATCTGCTCCCCAGGGCCGGCCAGGAACTCTATTGCTTGACCCCAGAGATATTGTGATTGTCCCTGGTAATGGAGTTAATGATCCAGAACTAGCGGACGGGCAAATTTTATTCAGTGATGCGCCGGATATAACTTTTACGATTGGGACAAATCTACTCGCATCCCAATTGACTCGCAACAACGTCATCCTTCAGGCATCTAATAATATTGTTTTCACCACCAGTTTTTCTGCTAGCGGTCCTATCACCCGTCTATTTGCTCAAGCTGGTAACAATATTGACATCAACGGCTCTCTATCGTTAGAAGGGATTGGATTAGAACTCGTTGCCGGCGGTCGTATTAATGCAAGGGATATTTTCGCTAGCCGTGGTATTAAACTAGATGCAAACCGCGGCATTCAAGCTGGTAACCTCACAACTAGGGGCAGAAGTGTCAATATCTCCAGTGGTCAAAGGGGAGCACTAGATGTGGAAAGGTCAGACATTTCCCTAGCTAGGGTCCCCTTTTTAACAACAGGGGGCGGAGACATACGGGTCGGCGATGTGATTACTTCCGGTGGGAGTATCAGTATTGCCACTGCGAATGGCCGGATTGAAGCAGGGAATTTAGACGCCTCCAGCGAAGTGGGTAATGCTGGCAATATTGGCGTTGATGCGACGGGCACAGTGACGATTGGTTCTGCGCGAGCGGAGTCAAGTGTCGCTAAAGGGGGCAGCATTGGGCTGCGTAGCTTACAGGATAACGTGCGCATCGTTGGCGTCGGGAGCAACGGCTTTAGTATCAGTACCAAGGGGGTAACGGACAACGGAGTAATTGGTCTAATCTACAGCGGTCGCAATCCGTTTAATGTTGGCAATGCGACTGTAAATGGCAGTGCTGGACCAATCACAACTGGTTTATTCACTCTCACCCCCCCTCAAAGTCTTTCTGCAGCAGAACTCTCAATCAACTCAGCTCGGCCTGAATCGGGCAGCTTGGTTCTCTTGCCGTTGTCTTTTTACGGTGATCTGAATACCCAGTTGGTGGCTACTGGCCCTGCAGTGCTGCCTGCAGGGGTCCAAGCCCTGCCGGAGGTTGGTTTTGATACAGCCGACTTTAGTCGCGTGCGTATTGCTGCGGCCCTGAATACAGGTGACTTTACAGCAATTTTGAATTTAGATTCTCTCTTTGCCGATGAATTTAGGCGCTTTTTGAATGTGCCACTGTTGAATAACTTGAAGTCTGTGGAGGCCATTGCAGATACCCTTGGTCGTTTGGCGAGAGAAACAGGCAAAAAACCAGCTGTCATCTACTTCATGGTGGATGAACAACAACTCACGATTGCAGCGGTAACACCAGGCAACCAGCCACGGACCGCAATTGGCTTGTCGGCTAGAGTACTTGCCTCAGCTAATCTTGGGATAGGGGTGGCAAAAAGCACTCAGCCAATTGTTCGTAGTGTCCCTGAGGCGCGTCGTTCTCGACTCATTCCCCTGGTCGAACGATTTGTTCGAACGATCACGGACCCTCGCCAACGCGGGAGCGACACTTACCTTAAAGATGCTCAGCAACTGTACCGCTGGTTGATTGCGCCGATTGAGCAAGAGTTGCAAGCCCAAGGCATTGAAACATTCCTGCTAGCCCTAGATAGTGGCTTGCGCTTATTGCCGATGGCAGCTCTGCACGATGGCAAACAATTTTTAGTGGAAAAGTACAGCATGACCCTTATTCCCAGCATAAATCTCGTTGATATGCGCTACCGCAATCTCCGCGATGGACAAGTGCTGGCTATGGGCGCAGATACATTTGTGAATCAAGTTCCCCTGCCCGCCGTACCTCTAGAGTTAAAGCTGATCACCCAAATGTGGCCAGGGCGCAGCTTTTTGAATCAGGAATTCACGGTGCAACGTCTAACCCAGGAACGACTCCAGGGGGGCTACCCAATTGTTCATTTAGCGACCCACGCAGATTTTGCCCCAGGACGACCCGAAAATTCCTACATCGAATTCGGGAATAACCAGCGCTTGTCTCTACCGCAACTGCGTCAACTGCCCTTGCAGAAACCTAATACCGTTGAGCTGCTTACCCTCAGCGCTTGCCGAACTTCGGTAGGAGACCTTAGCTCAGAGCTGGGTTTCGCTGGGCTGGCTGTGAAAGCTGGTGCCAAAAGCGCCCTGGCCTCCCTGTGGTACGTGTCAGATGAAGGGACACTGGCGTTGATGAACGAGTTCTATCGTTACCTGAAGGAAGTTCCTATCAAAGCTGAGGCGTTGCGGCGGGCTCAAGTTGCCCTATTGCGAGGACAGGTGACCATCCAGGGGGGTGAGTTGCGGAGTACCCGTGGGGCTGTACCAGTGCCACCAGCTATCGCGCAACGGGGAGACCAGACACTCACTCATCCCTACTACTGGGCGGGATTTACCCTTGTCGGTAGCCCCTGGTAG